One genomic segment of Cellulophaga sp. HaHaR_3_176 includes these proteins:
- a CDS encoding RagB/SusD family nutrient uptake outer membrane protein, whose translation MKKFKIIYTFIVVLLISACENELDINPTNNLPGELAFNSEVNISSILIGTYEEAGQADSYGGNLQMFTDLLGSSDQLFWNGTFQGYRQAFQKNILNDNIFIDEIWANAYETINQTNLVIDNIETVTSSTEEKNRIEGEAKFLRALNYLDLVKSFGMPYVAGQVNSQLGVPLRLNGIIDYTLDTAIARNTVEEVYTQIIADATDAYNLLPDTSDEFYADKYAAQALLSRTYFQQGNYEAARDAADDVIENSGHSLTSNFASAFNNDNNSSEDIFAFQVTSQTGAHDLTVHYASEADGGRGGDITIEDGYLALFDDANDERANFTYINPINNRRLTLKYTNQFANISIFRIAEMHLIRLESNFKSGTSIGLDPLTEINILRARSSAQPLTSPLTLDLIFNERQLELAFEGFILNDVKRTQQSVGSIAWDDDSLILPIPQSEMDTNPLMVQN comes from the coding sequence ATGAAAAAATTTAAAATTATATACACCTTTATCGTCGTTCTTTTAATCTCAGCATGTGAAAATGAACTAGACATAAACCCAACCAATAACCTACCAGGGGAGCTAGCTTTTAATTCTGAAGTAAACATATCGTCTATTTTGATTGGCACCTATGAAGAAGCTGGCCAAGCAGATAGTTACGGAGGTAACTTACAAATGTTTACTGATTTACTAGGGTCTTCTGACCAACTGTTTTGGAATGGTACGTTTCAAGGGTACAGACAGGCTTTTCAAAAAAATATTTTAAATGACAATATTTTTATAGATGAAATTTGGGCCAATGCTTACGAAACTATCAATCAAACAAATCTTGTAATTGACAATATCGAGACTGTTACCAGCAGTACAGAAGAAAAAAATCGAATTGAAGGTGAAGCTAAATTTTTAAGAGCTTTAAATTATTTAGATTTAGTAAAAAGTTTTGGAATGCCATACGTAGCAGGGCAGGTTAATTCGCAATTAGGAGTTCCTTTACGCTTAAATGGAATTATTGATTACACATTAGACACAGCAATTGCCAGAAATACTGTTGAGGAAGTATACACTCAAATAATAGCTGATGCAACTGATGCTTACAATTTATTACCAGATACCAGTGATGAGTTTTATGCAGATAAATATGCTGCACAAGCTTTATTATCTAGAACATACTTTCAACAAGGTAATTATGAAGCCGCTAGAGACGCTGCAGACGACGTGATTGAAAACAGTGGGCATAGTTTGACTTCTAATTTTGCCTCAGCATTTAACAATGATAACAATAGCTCTGAAGACATCTTCGCTTTTCAAGTAACAAGCCAAACAGGTGCTCATGATTTAACAGTACATTATGCATCAGAAGCTGATGGAGGACGAGGTGGTGACATTACCATTGAAGATGGATATTTAGCTTTATTTGATGATGCTAATGATGAAAGAGCAAACTTTACATACATTAACCCTATTAACAATAGAAGACTTACTCTTAAATACACAAATCAATTTGCTAATATTAGCATATTTCGTATTGCTGAAATGCACCTAATAAGATTAGAAAGTAATTTTAAATCGGGAACTTCTATTGGCTTAGACCCTTTAACAGAAATAAATATACTAAGAGCAAGATCAAGTGCACAACCTTTAACTAGTCCGTTAACTTTAGATTTAATTTTTAATGAAAGACAGTTAGAGTTAGCCTTTGAAGGTTTTATTTTAAATGACGTAAAAAGAACACAACAGTCAGTTGGAAGTATAGCTTGGGACGATGACTCATTAATTCTGCCTATTCCTCAATCTGAAATGGATACAAACCCATTAATGGTTCAAAATTAA
- a CDS encoding alpha/beta fold hydrolase, which yields MDYIYKKIELLSYTKHIHKTSSKWVTFVHGAGGSSTIWFKQVREFRKHFNVLLLDLRGHGNSKTHLKDVFSDKYTFDCITDDILDVIDYEKIEKSHFVGISLGTILIRNLAEKYPTRVESMIMGGAIMKLNLRSRVLMRLGVIFKSVIPYIWLYKFFAFVIMPNKNHKESRSLFVREAKKLYQKEFIRWFKLTSEIKPLLRFFRMVDIKIPTLYVMGREDYLFLPSIEKIVASHVKSDLFVVENCGHVVNVEQPSIFNTTVIEYLKKL from the coding sequence ATGGATTATATTTACAAAAAAATAGAATTGCTTAGCTACACCAAACACATACATAAAACATCATCAAAGTGGGTGACTTTTGTTCATGGAGCAGGAGGTAGTTCGACTATTTGGTTTAAGCAAGTTAGAGAGTTTAGAAAACATTTTAACGTACTACTTTTAGACTTAAGGGGCCACGGAAATTCAAAAACACATTTAAAAGATGTGTTTAGTGATAAATACACTTTTGATTGTATTACGGATGATATTTTAGACGTTATCGATTACGAAAAGATTGAGAAATCTCATTTTGTAGGCATTTCTTTAGGAACTATCTTAATTCGTAATCTTGCCGAAAAATACCCAACCAGAGTAGAAAGTATGATTATGGGTGGTGCTATTATGAAATTAAACCTGAGATCACGTGTTTTAATGCGCTTAGGGGTCATTTTTAAATCGGTGATACCTTACATATGGTTATATAAGTTTTTTGCTTTTGTAATCATGCCTAACAAAAATCATAAAGAGTCTAGATCTTTATTTGTACGTGAGGCAAAAAAGTTATATCAAAAAGAATTTATACGTTGGTTTAAATTAACTTCTGAAATAAAACCTTTGTTACGTTTTTTTAGAATGGTAGATATTAAGATACCTACACTTTATGTAATGGGTAGAGAAGATTATTTGTTTTTACCATCTATAGAAAAAATAGTTGCTTCTCATGTAAAATCAGATCTTTTTGTGGTTGAAAACTGCGGGCATGTAGTAAATGTAGAGCAACCAAGTATATTCAATACTACTGTAATTGAATATTTAAAAAAGCTATAA
- the pyrF gene encoding orotidine-5'-phosphate decarboxylase has protein sequence MTTEQLVAQIHKKKSFLCVGLDVDINKIPKHLLKEEDPIFAFNKAIIDATHEYCVAFKPNTAFYEAYGIKGWQALEKTIKYINERYPEIFTIADAKRGDIGNTSTMYAKAFFEDLAFDSVTIAPYMGKDSVEPFLAFEDKHTILLALTSNEGAFDFQTKSLEGKELYKRVLETSKTYKNSKNLMYVVGATKATFLEEIRQIVPESFLLVPGVGAQGGSLKEVCKYGMSSSVGLLVNSSRGIIYASADENFAEAAMVKAKELQQEMYLELAAKF, from the coding sequence ATGACCACAGAACAGTTAGTAGCGCAAATACATAAAAAAAAATCTTTTTTATGTGTAGGTTTAGATGTTGATATAAATAAGATTCCGAAACACTTGTTAAAGGAAGAAGATCCGATTTTTGCATTTAACAAAGCTATTATTGATGCTACGCATGAGTATTGTGTGGCTTTTAAGCCAAATACAGCATTTTATGAAGCTTACGGTATAAAAGGGTGGCAAGCTTTAGAAAAAACCATCAAATACATTAATGAGAGGTATCCTGAAATTTTCACGATTGCAGATGCAAAACGAGGTGATATTGGTAATACTTCAACAATGTATGCAAAAGCTTTTTTTGAAGATTTAGCATTTGATTCTGTTACAATAGCTCCATATATGGGTAAAGATTCTGTAGAGCCATTTCTAGCTTTTGAAGATAAACATACTATTTTACTGGCTTTAACATCTAACGAAGGTGCCTTTGATTTTCAAACAAAATCTTTAGAAGGAAAAGAATTGTATAAGCGTGTTTTAGAAACTTCAAAAACATATAAAAATTCAAAAAATTTAATGTACGTAGTAGGTGCTACCAAAGCTACTTTTTTAGAAGAAATCAGGCAGATTGTTCCAGAAAGTTTTTTATTGGTACCAGGTGTTGGTGCACAAGGCGGAAGCTTAAAAGAAGTGTGTAAGTATGGTATGAGTTCATCTGTGGGCTTGCTAGTAAACTCTTCACGTGGAATAATATATGCAAGCGCAGACGAAAATTTTGCAGAAGCTGCAATGGTAAAAGCTAAAGAATTACAACAAGAAATGTATTTAGAATTAGCTGCTAAATTTTAA
- the prfA gene encoding peptide chain release factor 1, whose translation MLDKLNIVKQRFDEVSDLIIQPDIISDQKRYVSLNKEYKDLKSLVDKRDIYIEYTNNIEEAQEIISDGSDAEMVEMAKMQMEEAKSGLPGLEEEIKLLLIPKDPEDSKNVVVEVRAGTGGDEASIFAGDLFRMYTKYCESKGWKTNVIDLSEGTSGGYKEIQFEVTGEDVYGTLKFEAGVHRVQRVPQTETQGRVHTSAATVMVLPEAEEFDVHIEAKDVRIDFFCSSGPGGQSVNTTYSAVRLTHIPSGLVAQCQDQKSQHKNKEKAFRVLRSRLYDQELAKKQEEDAAKRNSQVSSGDRSAKIRTYNYSQGRVTDHRIGLTLYDLQNIMNGDIQKILDELSLVENTEKLKEASEIF comes from the coding sequence ATGTTAGATAAATTAAATATAGTAAAGCAGCGTTTTGATGAGGTATCTGATTTAATCATTCAACCAGATATTATATCAGATCAAAAGCGTTATGTGAGCTTAAATAAAGAATATAAAGATCTTAAAAGTCTTGTAGATAAAAGAGATATTTATATTGAGTACACAAATAATATAGAGGAAGCTCAAGAGATAATTTCTGATGGGAGCGATGCCGAGATGGTTGAAATGGCCAAAATGCAGATGGAAGAGGCTAAGTCTGGATTGCCAGGTTTAGAAGAAGAAATAAAACTATTGCTTATACCTAAAGATCCTGAAGACTCTAAAAACGTAGTTGTAGAGGTAAGAGCAGGTACAGGTGGTGATGAGGCTAGTATATTTGCTGGAGATTTATTTAGAATGTACACAAAGTATTGCGAATCTAAAGGTTGGAAAACCAATGTTATAGATTTAAGTGAAGGTACTAGTGGTGGGTATAAAGAAATTCAGTTTGAGGTTACTGGTGAAGATGTTTATGGTACTTTAAAGTTTGAAGCAGGTGTACACCGTGTGCAACGTGTGCCTCAAACAGAAACACAAGGTAGAGTTCATACAAGTGCAGCTACTGTTATGGTATTGCCAGAAGCAGAAGAGTTTGATGTTCATATAGAGGCAAAAGATGTTCGTATTGATTTTTTCTGTTCTTCAGGTCCTGGTGGGCAATCGGTAAACACAACTTATTCAGCAGTACGTTTAACGCACATTCCATCTGGTTTGGTAGCACAATGTCAAGATCAGAAATCACAACATAAAAACAAAGAAAAGGCATTTAGAGTATTGAGATCTCGTTTGTATGATCAAGAATTGGCGAAAAAACAAGAAGAAGATGCTGCTAAAAGAAACTCTCAAGTAAGTAGTGGTGACCGTTCTGCAAAAATTAGAACATATAACTATTCGCAAGGTAGAGTTACCGATCATAGAATAGGACTTACATTATACGATTTGCAAAATATAATGAATGGTGACATTCAGAAAATATTAGATGAATTAAGTTTAGTAGAAAATACAGAGAAACTAAAAGAAGCTTCAGAGATTTTCTAA
- a CDS encoding DUF3570 domain-containing protein: MKKQNIVYLCLFLCFRIFVSYSQETKDTSYKKRVLESTEIDALFSYYSQDGEHAAVSGGEGTEELTDATGSLIVRVPMNDDDILTVDVGISTYTSASSSNINPLDGTKQASPFNASSGASRSDALVHLNPSYQHSSDDRNRVWNANAYFSSEYDYSSIGFGGGYTQLFNEKNTEVSASAKVYFDKWNPQYPIELRGVFFDDRIIGNGTYSPNFSSFNSDVRNSYSLSLSVSQILSKRLQGSVFLDVVSQNGLLSTPFQRVYFSDTEDFFIEDFQLADDVERLPDTRFKIPIGARLNYFLNDTFIVRSYYRFYSDDWGITSHTASLEIPIKLSTTFTAYPTYRYYSQTAADYFYQKETTLSTLQYYTSDYDLSAFNAHQYGMGFRYKDIFTSAKVFSFGLKTIDLRFAKYDRSDGLNSYIVTFGTTFVR, encoded by the coding sequence ATGAAAAAACAAAACATTGTATATCTATGCCTTTTTTTATGTTTCAGAATTTTTGTTAGCTATTCTCAAGAAACAAAAGACACATCCTATAAAAAAAGAGTGTTAGAAAGTACTGAAATTGATGCTCTTTTTAGTTATTACAGTCAAGATGGTGAGCACGCGGCAGTTTCAGGTGGCGAAGGAACTGAAGAGCTAACAGATGCAACAGGTTCATTAATTGTTAGAGTGCCAATGAATGATGATGATATATTGACTGTAGATGTCGGCATCTCAACATATACTTCGGCATCTTCAAGTAATATAAACCCGCTAGATGGTACCAAACAAGCAAGTCCTTTTAATGCTTCATCAGGTGCTTCAAGGTCAGATGCTTTGGTTCATTTAAATCCATCATACCAGCATAGTTCAGATGATAGGAACAGGGTATGGAATGCAAATGCCTATTTTTCTTCTGAATATGATTATTCTTCTATAGGTTTTGGAGGAGGTTACACTCAGTTGTTCAATGAAAAAAATACAGAGGTTTCGGCAAGTGCAAAAGTATATTTTGACAAGTGGAACCCTCAATATCCGATTGAGTTAAGAGGTGTATTTTTTGATGATAGAATTATTGGAAATGGAACTTATAGTCCTAATTTTTCTAGTTTCAATTCTGATGTTAGAAACTCGTATTCATTATCATTAAGTGTTTCTCAAATTTTAAGTAAGCGTTTGCAAGGGTCTGTTTTTTTAGACGTGGTTTCTCAGAACGGTTTGTTGAGTACTCCTTTTCAAAGGGTTTATTTTTCTGATACAGAAGATTTTTTTATTGAAGATTTTCAATTAGCAGATGATGTAGAACGATTGCCAGATACGCGGTTTAAAATTCCGATAGGGGCACGTTTAAATTACTTTCTTAATGATACTTTTATTGTAAGAAGTTATTATCGTTTTTATTCTGATGATTGGGGAATTACATCTCATACTGCCAGTTTAGAAATTCCTATAAAATTGAGTACTACTTTTACGGCATACCCAACGTATAGATATTATAGCCAAACAGCAGCTGATTATTTTTATCAAAAAGAAACGACTTTGTCTACGTTGCAATATTACACATCAGATTATGATTTATCAGCTTTTAACGCACACCAATATGGAATGGGTTTTCGTTATAAGGATATATTTACGAGTGCTAAAGTTTTTTCATTTGGTCTTAAAACAATCGATTTACGATTTGCTAAATACGATCGTAGTGATGGTTTAAATTCTTACATTGTTACTTTCGGAACTACATTTGTGAGGTAA
- a CDS encoding DUF4266 domain-containing protein, with amino-acid sequence MRKITVLLLLTLCSTSCVVVKEYDKVYLNDDEMMLSAKNSEQFETNFQIYREASSGANGGKTGGGCGCN; translated from the coding sequence ATGAGAAAAATTACTGTTCTTTTACTTTTAACATTATGTAGTACATCATGTGTAGTGGTTAAAGAGTATGATAAGGTATATTTAAATGATGATGAGATGATGTTGTCTGCTAAAAATTCAGAGCAATTTGAAACTAATTTTCAGATATACAGGGAGGCCTCTTCAGGTGCTAATGGTGGAAAAACAGGTGGTGGTTGCGGTTGTAATTAG